The Desulfomicrobium orale DSM 12838 genome includes a window with the following:
- a CDS encoding Fic family protein produces the protein MENKNYEAKRSLGFTWEVPQGWNFIKAANPDDPIFTFHKYRVEHVSKTLQTLERIPCTYAQTRAILDGNSVSGLSTNQLRAIENYAKACEYISELIRNNKFTFNKDILCNINSIVAKDEVRYFGEFRNNQVLIEKSSYIPPQPKFLEKIFNEGIHFLENMNTIEEKAVCSFLFLSRSQFFADCNKRTANLIMNGLLMKNGYHPVSIEGYDFNEKIARFYETAEATEIIEEINNIAKRQYQTEEKNIESRAEELHRDKKYLASQEYDEKLKIYTDAKMKSAERLEMKLENRILQQRTKLAGLEKSKPGFRFWRKSNWEKILSKEKKRLMQLEKRLIGVKMIRSKMSGGYLCELATKKLRREKELSKWRDEYVQTQTKQVMTQQQEHRSQQKQEAISLELTRNIAR, from the coding sequence ATGGAAAATAAAAATTACGAAGCTAAAAGATCTCTTGGGTTTACTTGGGAAGTTCCTCAAGGATGGAACTTCATAAAAGCAGCCAATCCAGATGACCCTATATTTACATTTCATAAATACAGGGTAGAGCATGTCAGTAAAACTCTTCAGACGTTAGAGCGCATCCCATGTACTTATGCCCAGACAAGGGCAATTTTAGACGGAAATTCTGTTTCCGGACTATCAACCAATCAACTTCGCGCGATAGAAAATTATGCGAAAGCATGTGAATATATCTCTGAACTAATCAGGAATAATAAATTTACATTCAATAAAGATATTTTATGCAACATCAATTCTATAGTTGCAAAAGATGAGGTGAGATACTTTGGAGAGTTCAGAAATAATCAAGTCCTTATTGAAAAATCATCATATATCCCACCACAGCCTAAATTTTTAGAAAAAATCTTCAATGAAGGGATTCATTTTCTTGAAAATATGAACACCATAGAAGAAAAAGCAGTCTGCTCTTTCTTATTTTTATCACGTTCGCAGTTCTTTGCAGATTGCAATAAGAGGACTGCAAATTTGATAATGAATGGATTACTGATGAAAAATGGCTATCATCCTGTCAGTATAGAAGGATATGATTTCAATGAGAAAATAGCAAGATTCTACGAAACGGCAGAAGCAACGGAGATCATTGAAGAGATAAACAACATTGCAAAACGTCAATACCAGACAGAAGAAAAAAATATCGAATCAAGAGCAGAAGAGCTTCATCGAGACAAAAAATATCTTGCATCACAGGAATATGACGAAAAATTAAAAATATATACAGATGCAAAAATGAAATCGGCGGAAAGGCTGGAAATGAAACTGGAAAATAGAATCTTGCAGCAAAGGACAAAGCTAGCAGGATTGGAAAAATCAAAGCCCGGCTTTCGTTTTTGGCGTAAATCTAATTGGGAAAAGATTCTTTCTAAAGAGAAAAAACGATTGATGCAGCTTGAGAAACGTTTGATTGGAGTCAAAATGATTCGTTCTAAGATGAGCGGAGGCTATTTATGTGAATTGGCAACTAAAAAGCTTCGAAGAGAGAAGGAACTTTCCAAGTGGCGTGACGAGTATGTTCAGACCCAGACCAAACAGGTGATGACCCAGCAGCAGGAACACCGCTCGCAGCAAAAGCAAGAAGCCATCTCCTTGGAATTAACCCGCAATATCGCGAGATAA
- a CDS encoding addiction module antidote protein gives MVNVSRFDAVQYLDSEEMMAAYLEAAMEDQNPDVFLAALADVAKARGIAQLAKDSGLGRESLYKSLAPGAKPRFETIMKITKSLGIPLRIQAPGQV, from the coding sequence ATGGTGAACGTGAGTAGATTCGACGCAGTACAGTATCTGGACAGCGAAGAAATGATGGCGGCCTATCTGGAAGCAGCGATGGAGGATCAGAACCCTGATGTATTTCTGGCCGCCCTTGCTGATGTGGCCAAGGCGCGAGGTATCGCACAGCTTGCAAAAGATAGTGGCTTGGGACGGGAAAGCCTCTACAAGAGCCTAGCGCCCGGAGCAAAGCCGCGATTTGAAACAATCATGAAAATCACAAAAAGCCTAGGAATCCCTTTACGCATACAAGCGCCTGGGCAAGTATGA
- a CDS encoding type II toxin-antitoxin system RelE/ParE family toxin, translating into MNTFYQTDQFSNWLQKLRDIQAKARIVARIKSAEVGNLGDCAPVGEGVSEMRLHFGPGYRLYFWKKETRVYWLLIGGNKSSQQKDIRRAQALRREIEEIEHGERE; encoded by the coding sequence ATGAATACCTTCTACCAAACAGACCAGTTTTCAAATTGGCTACAAAAACTCCGAGATATACAAGCCAAGGCACGAATAGTTGCCAGAATCAAGTCGGCGGAAGTTGGGAATTTAGGAGACTGCGCACCTGTTGGAGAAGGCGTTTCAGAAATGCGGTTACATTTTGGACCGGGATACCGCTTGTATTTCTGGAAAAAAGAAACTCGGGTTTACTGGTTACTCATTGGAGGGAACAAAAGTTCCCAGCAAAAAGATATCCGGCGCGCCCAAGCACTTCGGCGTGAAATCGAGGAGATAGAACATGGTGAACGTGAGTAG
- a CDS encoding helix-turn-helix domain-containing protein codes for MKISKRIKSIREKSGLSTNKFAELLNISQPAFSRLENGKSLPRAETLIALYEKFQVDPLWLLTGQTRARIADPEALQFAEKFQRLPPESRRRIEDMVERELLLASVLEEHRQKKASSE; via the coding sequence ATGAAAATTTCCAAGCGAATAAAAAGCATCCGAGAAAAAAGCGGATTATCCACAAACAAGTTTGCAGAATTATTGAATATTTCGCAACCAGCATTCAGCAGGCTAGAAAACGGAAAATCCTTGCCGAGAGCAGAAACTCTCATCGCCTTATATGAAAAGTTCCAAGTGGACCCATTATGGCTACTGACCGGGCAAACCAGAGCACGAATAGCTGACCCGGAAGCCTTGCAGTTCGCAGAAAAATTCCAACGGCTTCCGCCGGAGTCCAGGCGAAGAATTGAAGATATGGTCGAACGGGAATTACTGCTGGCATCAGTGCTGGAAGAGCATAGACAGAAAAAAGCAAGCTCCGAGTGA